The genomic stretch CGCAGCCAGGTGCGAAGCAGGGCGGTCATCGTGCGGAATCCTCCGGCGGCAGGTGGCGCGCCTTCACCACCAGGCCCATGTAGGCCCAGAAGTAGGCGATTACCGGGTAATACGTAAAACGGTCGCCGAAGAGGTTGGCGATGACCATCGACACCCACGCGCCCATCATTCCCAGGGCCAGCGCATACCGCCAGGTGCCGGTCCGCGCCTCGCGCACCTCGCGCATCGCCGTGCGCAGCACCGCGATCAGGATGCCCAGCAGTGCGATGGCGCCAAGCACGCCACCTTCGCTCAGGGTGCGGATGTAGAGGTTGTGCGTGTCGCGGCCGTAGGGGTTGATCTCGCGGTGGTGGAAGGTGTGGTAGCCGGTGCCCACCACCGGGTTGCGCAGGAAGTTCGCCCACGCGATCTTCCAGTATTCGATGCGCAGCTCGGTGCTCTCGTCGCGCTTGCCTTCCTCCACCGTCGTGCTGTCGAAGCGTTCGACGACCGACGCCGGCAGCACCGCCGGCAGCACCACCACCGCCAGGCACAGCGGCAGGATCAGCTTCAGCCGCCCGCGCCAGACCATGATGACCACCACCATGCCCATGATCAGGCTGATGTACGCCGTGCGCGAGTACGCATAGAGCACGCCGACGATCATGCAGCCGATGCCGCCCATCAGCACGATCTTCCACTTGCGCGACAGCCGGCACGCGAGCAGCAGCGCGAACAGCACCACCGCGACGGTCACGCAGAACGCGGCGAATTCGTTGGCGCCCAGCAGCGCGAAGGTGCCGCTGATGCGCA from Lysobacter auxotrophicus encodes the following:
- a CDS encoding O-antigen ligase family protein, which encodes MRGAHPDAGGSRFPLAAKALRGAMPSATRTRLPVVPGSADTAQASARATTRAPRNWPLFAFLILLPLQNITAGYLPNIGGGFNFLNVMFLISLFTAMAQGGKLAPNEPMNTWTAVYAIYMTLSLLIGFHFVDDPTNHFNQLKDHMVGLFVIYVVQMSVRDWNGVRLVVLATLLPLPYIAKVVWNQHRSVASTHYTDDLRISGTFALLGANEFAAFCVTVAVVLFALLLACRLSRKWKIVLMGGIGCMIVGVLYAYSRTAYISLIMGMVVVIMVWRGRLKLILPLCLAVVVLPAVLPASVVERFDSTTVEEGKRDESTELRIEYWKIAWANFLRNPVVGTGYHTFHHREINPYGRDTHNLYIRTLSEGGVLGAIALLGILIAVLRTAMREVREARTGTWRYALALGMMGAWVSMVIANLFGDRFTYYPVIAYFWAYMGLVVKARHLPPEDSAR